One segment of Anatilimnocola aggregata DNA contains the following:
- a CDS encoding YkgJ family cysteine cluster protein codes for MSNANIPAGVESVTADISMRIAGHQLKTKVTVPTARMGLKQLLPVVQQLSSSIVQIGEENVERQGLKISCQKGCGACCRQLVPIAPVETHGIRDLVEKMPEPRKTEILRRFAEAKEKMTAAGMWQKLTERANWPHDEVLQNGLDYFKLGVACPFLEDESCSIHLDRPMACREYLVTSPAANCANPTPEGVEWVPIPAKVWPVVARMEEAGAPQTYVPWTPLIQALDYAATHDEGPERPGPEWVSEVFSRLAKSSSVPAANMNPNIPAAG; via the coding sequence ATGTCCAATGCGAACATTCCTGCAGGTGTCGAAAGTGTGACGGCTGATATCTCGATGCGCATCGCCGGCCATCAGCTGAAGACAAAGGTGACCGTCCCGACCGCGCGAATGGGGCTGAAGCAACTGTTGCCGGTGGTGCAGCAATTGTCGAGTTCGATCGTGCAGATTGGCGAAGAGAACGTCGAGCGGCAGGGGTTGAAGATCTCGTGCCAGAAAGGGTGCGGAGCCTGTTGCCGGCAATTGGTGCCGATTGCGCCGGTCGAAACCCACGGCATTCGCGATCTGGTCGAGAAAATGCCCGAGCCACGGAAAACGGAAATCCTCCGCCGGTTCGCCGAGGCCAAGGAGAAAATGACCGCTGCCGGAATGTGGCAAAAACTGACTGAGCGGGCTAACTGGCCGCATGACGAAGTGCTGCAGAATGGACTCGACTATTTCAAGCTGGGCGTGGCTTGTCCTTTTTTAGAGGACGAGTCGTGTTCGATCCATCTTGACCGGCCCATGGCTTGCCGCGAGTACCTGGTCACTTCGCCAGCTGCCAACTGTGCCAATCCCACGCCCGAGGGTGTGGAGTGGGTACCGATTCCCGCGAAGGTTTGGCCGGTCGTCGCGCGCATGGAAGAAGCCGGCGCGCCGCAGACCTATGTGCCGTGGACACCACTCATTCAGGCCCTCGATTACGCCGCCACTCATGACGAAGGACCGGAGCGACCGGGACCGGAATGGGTGAGTGAAGTTTTCTCGCGTTTGGCTAAGTCGTCCTCCGTGCCGGCAGCCAACATGAACCCCAACATTCCCGCGGCCGGTTGA
- a CDS encoding class I SAM-dependent methyltransferase — protein sequence MNNSSYDEIQYESKPHYPMHADCLGTLGHLFGMRTAPAGKCRVLELGCATAMNIICMADGLPESEFVGIDLSPSQIEAGQQLVDAAGLKNVRLHTASIMDLDESWGEFDYILAHGVFSWVPDFVQEGVFALCRRLLKPHGIAYISYNTYPGWHQRAVARELMQYHCTGIDDPQLKTQQARAILSFMVKSAPFPNSPHARVLAEEADTLERAPDSYVFHEHLEDSNTPLYFHQFMQRAGEHELQYLGEAWQHMQLDDLPAEVSESLQGISHDLIQLEQYADFLTNRIFRRTLLCRDDVELDRSPSADVIGSLLASALGQPASPEPDVRTAKEEKFKLHDGVVVHLTFPIVKAALVHLFKCWPQMVPFDELFAVSLAAIEDPAADREQQRALLAAMLLRGHLTHFVALHRQPFAFSLEVSERPKTSQLVRVLAAQWAMVPSRRHKLVPVPLAERLLLTLLDGTRDLPTLARDFAAARADNVSASGDADSRVADLLVDSDELPAWIETTLKQFAWQALLIA from the coding sequence ATGAACAACAGCAGCTACGACGAAATTCAATACGAAAGCAAACCGCATTACCCGATGCATGCCGATTGTCTGGGCACGCTCGGACATTTGTTCGGCATGCGGACCGCGCCGGCTGGAAAGTGTCGCGTGCTGGAGTTGGGCTGTGCGACGGCGATGAACATCATCTGCATGGCCGATGGTTTGCCCGAGAGCGAATTCGTCGGCATCGATCTTTCGCCTTCGCAAATCGAGGCAGGACAGCAGTTGGTCGATGCTGCTGGATTGAAGAACGTCCGCCTGCATACGGCCAGCATTATGGACCTCGATGAATCGTGGGGAGAGTTCGATTACATCCTGGCACATGGCGTTTTCTCGTGGGTGCCGGATTTTGTGCAGGAAGGAGTGTTCGCGCTGTGCCGCCGGTTGCTCAAGCCACACGGTATTGCCTACATCAGTTACAACACTTACCCCGGTTGGCATCAGCGGGCGGTTGCGCGCGAGCTGATGCAGTATCACTGTACGGGAATCGACGACCCGCAATTGAAGACGCAGCAAGCGCGGGCGATTCTATCGTTCATGGTCAAGTCGGCACCGTTTCCCAATAGTCCCCACGCGCGGGTGTTGGCCGAGGAAGCAGATACCTTAGAGCGCGCTCCCGATAGCTACGTCTTTCACGAGCATCTGGAAGACTCGAATACGCCTCTCTACTTTCATCAGTTCATGCAGCGGGCCGGCGAACATGAACTGCAATACCTGGGCGAAGCCTGGCAGCACATGCAGCTGGATGATTTGCCGGCGGAAGTCAGCGAATCGTTGCAGGGGATTTCGCACGACTTGATTCAACTCGAACAGTATGCCGACTTCCTGACCAATCGCATATTCCGCCGTACGCTACTCTGCCGCGACGACGTCGAACTCGATCGTTCACCTTCGGCCGATGTTATCGGTTCGCTGTTGGCTTCGGCGCTCGGTCAGCCTGCTTCGCCGGAGCCCGATGTCCGCACTGCCAAGGAGGAGAAGTTTAAATTGCACGATGGTGTCGTCGTCCATCTGACGTTTCCCATCGTCAAAGCGGCGCTCGTCCATTTGTTCAAGTGCTGGCCGCAGATGGTGCCGTTCGATGAGCTATTCGCCGTCTCACTGGCTGCTATCGAAGATCCAGCGGCCGACCGCGAGCAACAGCGGGCTCTGCTTGCGGCCATGTTATTGCGCGGGCATCTGACGCACTTCGTGGCGCTGCACCGTCAGCCATTTGCTTTCTCGCTGGAAGTCAGCGAGCGGCCGAAGACATCGCAGTTGGTGCGCGTGCTAGCGGCCCAATGGGCGATGGTTCCCAGCCGGCGACATAAGTTGGTTCCAGTTCCGCTGGCCGAACGTTTACTACTTACCCTGCTGGACGGCACACGCGACTTGCCGACACTTGCGCGCGACTTTGCCGCCGCGCGAGCTGACAACGTTTCTGCTAGCGGCGATGCTGATAGCAGAGTTGCTGACTTATTAGTCGATAGCGATGAATTGCCAGCGTGGATTGAAACAACCTTAAAGCAATTTGCATGGCAGGCGTTATTAATTGCTTGA
- a CDS encoding glycerophosphodiester phosphodiesterase, protein MLGRLAMIGLLCCPTLWCVKRATAEEKVAATKTAAKTPLILAHRGGAHEFEENTMAGFRACYERGIRGFETDVRMTRDGVLVVLHDDSLERTHNGKGPIEAQTADELRKVTTKKGQKFLFLEELLDYFADKPGVCIELEMKTSNQKLYPDERIAEYCARLYQQAQAKMPQESYYLFTSFDERPLRAIRALDEAAPISIIAGKPLSAEFIERAKGLKAQHIACQLNGTSRAMVREAQKQGYKINCWPGHTVQDYYLAVGLGVDVACTDIPTKIQQVQESLPTR, encoded by the coding sequence ATGCTAGGCCGGCTGGCGATGATTGGACTGCTGTGTTGCCCGACGTTGTGGTGCGTGAAGCGCGCGACTGCCGAGGAAAAGGTTGCTGCCACCAAGACAGCGGCAAAGACTCCGCTGATTCTGGCGCACCGGGGTGGGGCTCACGAATTCGAAGAAAATACCATGGCGGGCTTCCGGGCCTGCTACGAGCGCGGGATTCGGGGGTTCGAGACCGACGTGCGGATGACGCGCGATGGCGTGCTGGTGGTTCTGCACGACGACAGCCTTGAGCGGACACACAACGGCAAGGGTCCGATCGAAGCGCAGACAGCCGACGAGTTGCGGAAGGTCACCACCAAGAAGGGACAGAAGTTCTTGTTCCTTGAAGAGTTGCTCGACTATTTTGCCGATAAGCCCGGCGTTTGCATTGAGCTGGAAATGAAAACCAGCAACCAGAAACTCTATCCCGACGAGCGGATTGCCGAGTATTGTGCCAGGCTTTACCAACAGGCCCAGGCCAAGATGCCCCAAGAGTCGTACTACCTGTTCACGTCGTTCGACGAGCGTCCGCTGAGGGCCATTCGCGCGCTCGACGAAGCCGCCCCCATCTCCATTATCGCGGGCAAGCCTCTCTCGGCTGAGTTCATCGAACGAGCCAAGGGTCTCAAGGCTCAGCACATCGCGTGTCAGTTGAACGGCACGTCGCGGGCGATGGTTCGGGAAGCGCAAAAGCAGGGCTACAAAATCAACTGCTGGCCCGGCCACACCGTGCAAGACTACTACCTGGCCGTTGGTCTGGGCGTTGATGTTGCCTGCACCGACATCCCGACCAAGATTCAGCAAGTCCAAGAGTCGCTGCCAACTCGCTAG
- a CDS encoding proton-conducting transporter transmembrane domain-containing protein, with the protein MFDHDTIFRVLGMIVVCAPLLLTIVLGVMTLASAPLSERTTSLLVQISTAVGLCASLCILVLMLIWGPRFVPIDVGDWVDVRDYQFSVKFVFDRLSVPFAVLTFVLCGVIGAFASRYMHREPGYNRFFVMYSLFVLGMVITSLAGTIETLFTGWELVGLSSALLVAFFHERAAPVRNGLRVWTVYRISDAALLIASVVMHHLHGHGDFEKLLGTGTLATAWPGGHVDIPTQSLLLVGFLLILAAAGKSALVPFSGWLPRAMEGPTPSSAVFYGALSVHLGAFLLLRISPILAASLLLSSAVIALGLITAMFASFAGRVQTDIKSALSFASLTQVGIIVMEIGLAYFWPPMQYVALVHILGHACFRTLQFLRAPTLLYDYGTMENALGNRLPRLTGPGAGWLPESTRTWLYRLALEKGYLDSWMMRWLVEPFLKLLRGCDALERRWADLFDGGGPELNGIGAAAHPTHTSALTGSPEESL; encoded by the coding sequence ATGTTCGATCACGATACTATTTTCCGCGTGCTGGGGATGATTGTCGTCTGCGCGCCTCTGCTGCTGACGATCGTGCTCGGCGTGATGACGCTGGCCAGCGCGCCCCTCTCCGAACGGACGACGAGCCTGCTGGTGCAAATCAGCACCGCCGTCGGGCTCTGTGCTTCACTTTGCATTCTGGTGCTCATGCTCATTTGGGGCCCGCGGTTTGTCCCCATCGATGTGGGCGATTGGGTCGACGTGCGGGATTATCAATTCTCGGTCAAGTTTGTCTTCGATCGGCTCTCGGTTCCCTTCGCGGTCCTCACGTTTGTGCTGTGTGGTGTAATTGGCGCGTTTGCTAGTCGATATATGCACCGCGAACCCGGCTACAACCGGTTCTTTGTGATGTACTCGCTGTTTGTGCTTGGCATGGTCATTACGTCGCTGGCCGGCACCATCGAAACCTTGTTCACCGGTTGGGAACTGGTCGGTCTGTCGTCCGCCCTGCTCGTCGCCTTCTTTCACGAACGGGCCGCGCCGGTGCGGAATGGTTTGCGAGTCTGGACCGTCTATCGCATTTCCGATGCAGCCCTGCTGATCGCCTCGGTGGTCATGCATCACCTGCACGGGCATGGCGATTTCGAAAAGCTCCTCGGCACCGGCACACTGGCCACCGCCTGGCCCGGCGGACATGTCGATATTCCCACGCAGAGCCTGCTGCTGGTTGGATTCTTATTAATTCTGGCTGCTGCGGGCAAGAGCGCGCTAGTTCCCTTCTCGGGCTGGTTGCCCCGCGCGATGGAAGGCCCCACTCCGTCGAGCGCCGTCTTTTACGGCGCTTTGTCGGTTCACTTGGGCGCGTTCCTTTTACTCCGCATCAGCCCGATTCTGGCTGCTTCGCTCCTGCTGTCGTCAGCTGTGATTGCCCTCGGTCTGATCACCGCCATGTTCGCTTCGTTTGCTGGCCGCGTGCAAACCGACATCAAGTCGGCCCTCTCGTTCGCTTCGCTCACGCAGGTGGGCATCATTGTGATGGAGATCGGCCTCGCCTACTTCTGGCCACCGATGCAGTACGTGGCCCTCGTCCACATCCTGGGTCATGCCTGCTTCCGCACGTTGCAATTCCTGCGCGCTCCCACGCTGCTATATGACTATGGCACGATGGAAAACGCCCTGGGCAATCGCTTGCCGCGGCTCACAGGGCCCGGCGCAGGTTGGCTACCAGAATCAACTCGCACCTGGCTCTATCGTTTGGCCTTGGAGAAGGGATATCTCGATTCTTGGATGATGCGCTGGCTCGTCGAGCCCTTTTTGAAATTGCTGCGCGGCTGCGACGCGCTCGAACGTCGCTGGGCAGATTTGTTTGACGGCGGTGGACCTGAATTGAATGGCATCGGTGCTGCTGCTCATCCCACGCACACGTCCGCGCTGACCGGTTCGCCGGAGGAATCTCTGTGA
- a CDS encoding SEC-C domain-containing protein — protein MSLDPYQPCPCGSEKKLKFCCGADVSHELEKIQLAMEGEQRLAALDHINKLLSTHPKIPSALMYKALVELSLSEVEQARQSTAKLLEVAPTNPPGLALAAILDCQDGNVLAAISRVQQALEQHPGKIHHLVYQAIGTLGRALFATGEVLAARGHLTYQVRVSQGKDETAFSAMMDLDSSGQVPLVAHTFADLVPPPAESSLSAAGLAEFQAALKDANYGCFQAAAKKFEALAASEPNEPTIWRNLGTLLVTLAEDDIAAAIFQKYAAFAAVPRDEAIEAEALAQFLAMNGEEYQVPEVTATFTIDDAPALREAWISNKQLQAITLRPEDMDLAEGEPPPQSAFFILDREIPSTGVDIARDAIPRVLGELLFYGRQTDRAARVEFTAPQLEDWNDRIQKVKTLIGSHLQGDPTEEAVGLANRNAAILAVNWRFPDDTPQEHRKTLILEQRRHLLLNVLPDSVQAGLDGATLRQAAANPQLQNKALATILLMDLAQPQEEPVFNEVRRSLGLPTIDELDPAGRKIQALSLAQLTRVEATKLNDEDLMQAFTRGTLVSCRRLVLKMGREVVARPSLDKVANKEDVFEILSRQSNDPTETLELLTKAQDWAKDRGRSPARFMLQEIPLRLMRGEQAEFTRIMETLRAKHMNEPGIAQGLYMMLAQLGLIRPQGGAPGAGPGGMPGAPTAMPAAAPSSGGLWTPGQPAAAPAEASKGKLWLPGMD, from the coding sequence ATGTCTCTCGATCCATATCAACCGTGCCCCTGTGGCAGTGAGAAGAAGCTCAAGTTCTGCTGTGGGGCCGATGTCAGCCACGAGTTGGAGAAGATTCAACTGGCGATGGAAGGCGAGCAGCGGCTGGCCGCGCTCGACCACATCAACAAGCTGCTGTCGACGCATCCCAAGATTCCTTCGGCCCTGATGTATAAGGCACTCGTCGAACTCAGCCTGAGCGAAGTCGAACAAGCCCGGCAATCGACGGCGAAGCTGCTGGAAGTGGCCCCGACCAATCCGCCCGGCCTGGCGCTGGCCGCGATTCTCGATTGCCAGGATGGCAACGTGCTCGCCGCGATCAGCCGCGTGCAGCAGGCACTCGAGCAGCACCCGGGCAAGATTCATCACCTCGTCTATCAGGCCATCGGCACGCTGGGCCGGGCCCTGTTCGCCACCGGCGAAGTTCTCGCCGCGCGCGGGCACCTCACCTATCAAGTGCGTGTTTCGCAAGGGAAAGACGAAACGGCCTTCAGCGCGATGATGGACCTCGATAGCAGCGGGCAGGTGCCCCTCGTCGCCCACACGTTTGCCGATCTTGTTCCACCCCCGGCCGAGAGTTCCCTCTCTGCTGCTGGCCTGGCCGAATTTCAAGCCGCACTGAAAGACGCCAACTACGGCTGCTTTCAAGCGGCGGCCAAGAAGTTCGAAGCGCTGGCTGCCAGCGAACCGAACGAACCAACCATTTGGCGCAACCTGGGAACGCTGCTCGTCACGCTGGCCGAAGATGATATCGCTGCGGCCATTTTCCAGAAGTATGCCGCGTTTGCCGCCGTGCCGCGCGACGAAGCCATCGAAGCCGAAGCGCTGGCCCAATTCCTGGCGATGAATGGCGAAGAGTATCAAGTTCCCGAAGTGACCGCGACCTTCACCATCGACGATGCACCGGCTTTGCGCGAAGCCTGGATCTCGAACAAGCAATTGCAGGCCATCACTCTGCGGCCCGAAGACATGGATCTGGCCGAAGGTGAACCACCACCGCAAAGTGCCTTCTTCATTCTCGATCGCGAGATTCCGTCAACCGGCGTGGACATCGCTCGCGACGCAATCCCGCGCGTGCTGGGCGAGTTGTTGTTCTACGGTCGCCAAACCGATCGGGCCGCCCGCGTGGAATTCACCGCGCCTCAGCTTGAAGATTGGAACGACCGGATTCAGAAGGTGAAAACGCTGATCGGTTCGCATCTGCAGGGTGATCCGACCGAAGAGGCTGTTGGTCTAGCCAATCGTAATGCCGCGATTCTGGCCGTGAATTGGCGTTTTCCCGATGACACTCCGCAGGAACATCGCAAGACGTTGATTCTCGAACAGCGGCGGCACTTGCTGCTGAATGTGCTCCCCGATTCGGTGCAAGCCGGGCTCGATGGGGCCACGTTGCGACAAGCGGCGGCCAATCCGCAATTGCAGAACAAGGCGCTCGCCACAATCCTGCTAATGGACCTGGCTCAGCCGCAAGAAGAGCCGGTGTTCAACGAAGTCCGTCGTTCGCTCGGGTTGCCGACTATCGATGAACTCGACCCCGCAGGCCGTAAGATTCAAGCCCTCTCGCTCGCCCAGCTCACACGCGTAGAAGCCACCAAGCTCAACGATGAAGATCTGATGCAAGCCTTCACTCGCGGCACACTGGTGAGCTGTCGTCGCCTGGTACTGAAGATGGGTCGCGAGGTGGTAGCCCGGCCATCGCTCGACAAGGTCGCGAATAAGGAAGACGTGTTCGAGATTCTGTCGCGGCAGTCGAACGACCCGACCGAAACGCTCGAACTGCTGACCAAAGCGCAAGATTGGGCCAAGGACCGCGGTCGCTCGCCTGCTCGCTTCATGCTGCAAGAGATTCCCCTTCGCCTCATGCGTGGCGAACAGGCCGAATTCACTCGCATCATGGAAACACTTCGCGCCAAGCACATGAACGAGCCGGGCATTGCTCAAGGCTTGTACATGATGCTCGCCCAGCTGGGTCTCATTCGTCCGCAGGGCGGCGCTCCAGGTGCCGGCCCGGGCGGAATGCCCGGCGCTCCCACCGCAATGCCAGCTGCTGCACCCAGCAGCGGCGGACTGTGGACACCTGGCCAACCCGCCGCGGCTCCGGCCGAGGCGAGCAAGGGTAAACTCTGGCTGCCGGGCATGGACTAA
- a CDS encoding proton-conducting transporter transmembrane domain-containing protein, with the protein MTELHLPWLEICVVLPLVGALWVGRIKDSNLARLHCLFFMLLTFTFALGTWLDFVAMRASEAQDRFHLTSRLFDREIFQIDELSAPLLPLTALLFALTTIATVRAKARRFSFSWTLLSAAITLATFSCKEPWLIIVLLSLATIPPFLELRARGRSAGMYVAHMGLFIALMVIGWGVVQSEGTDLKVHSLWAVLPLLGAVFIRCGIAPFHCWVTDLFEKATFGTAILYVTPLAGVYAAARLVLPIAPAEVMRTMGLISLFTAVYAGAMALVQTDARRLFCYLFLSHAAVILVGLEMVTVQGLTGALCVWISVGLSLTGLGLTMRAIEARHGRLQLNQYHGLYEHMPMLAVCFMLMGLSSVGFPGTMGYVGAELLVDGAVETYPFVGVAVVLAAALNGIAIVHAYFLLFTGKRHITSVSLRMGRREKVALLTLVTLLLAGGIAPQLNIGARHHAAEELLKQRGPLIETEHDHANSPWWAPRLIAPQTASEHPLPMPVSNEQD; encoded by the coding sequence GTGACCGAGTTACATTTACCCTGGCTCGAAATCTGCGTCGTGCTGCCGCTCGTCGGGGCCCTTTGGGTCGGGCGCATCAAGGACTCGAATCTTGCCCGGCTCCACTGCCTGTTCTTCATGCTGCTGACGTTTACCTTCGCGCTAGGGACCTGGCTCGACTTTGTCGCCATGCGCGCCAGTGAAGCGCAGGATCGCTTTCACCTGACATCGCGGTTATTCGACCGCGAGATTTTTCAGATCGACGAACTGAGCGCGCCGCTGTTGCCGCTGACGGCGCTTTTGTTCGCACTGACCACCATCGCCACAGTCCGTGCGAAAGCCCGCCGGTTTTCGTTCTCGTGGACGCTCCTCTCCGCAGCGATCACGCTGGCTACCTTCAGTTGCAAAGAGCCCTGGCTCATCATCGTGCTCCTGAGCCTCGCCACGATTCCGCCGTTTCTCGAACTGCGAGCGCGGGGACGTTCGGCCGGCATGTACGTCGCGCACATGGGTCTGTTCATCGCGCTGATGGTGATTGGCTGGGGAGTGGTCCAGTCCGAAGGGACCGACCTGAAAGTCCACTCGCTGTGGGCGGTGTTGCCCTTGCTGGGCGCTGTCTTCATTCGCTGCGGGATCGCTCCCTTTCACTGTTGGGTTACCGACCTGTTCGAGAAAGCGACCTTTGGCACGGCGATTCTCTACGTCACTCCGCTGGCCGGCGTCTATGCGGCCGCGCGCTTGGTGCTGCCGATTGCTCCCGCCGAAGTGATGCGCACGATGGGACTCATTTCGCTCTTTACGGCCGTCTATGCGGGGGCAATGGCACTGGTGCAAACCGATGCCCGCCGCCTGTTCTGCTATTTGTTCCTCAGCCATGCCGCGGTGATTCTCGTCGGGCTGGAGATGGTGACCGTGCAAGGCTTGACCGGCGCGCTCTGCGTCTGGATCTCGGTCGGACTGTCACTCACCGGCCTTGGTTTGACAATGCGAGCCATCGAAGCCCGCCACGGTCGGTTGCAGCTTAATCAATATCACGGCCTGTACGAGCATATGCCGATGCTGGCGGTTTGCTTCATGCTGATGGGGCTCTCGAGCGTTGGCTTTCCAGGCACGATGGGTTACGTCGGGGCCGAACTGCTCGTCGATGGCGCGGTCGAAACGTATCCCTTCGTCGGTGTGGCCGTGGTCTTGGCGGCGGCACTCAACGGCATCGCCATCGTGCATGCTTACTTTCTGCTCTTCACCGGCAAGCGGCACATCACGAGTGTTTCGCTCCGCATGGGCCGGCGCGAAAAGGTCGCGCTGCTGACATTGGTCACGCTCTTGCTCGCCGGCGGGATTGCGCCGCAGTTGAACATCGGCGCGCGGCATCACGCGGCCGAAGAACTCCTTAAACAGCGCGGCCCGCTGATCGAAACGGAACACGACCACGCTAATTCTCCCTGGTGGGCGCCCCGCTTGATTGCACCGCAAACGGCCAGCGAACATCCCCTGCCGATGCCTGTGAGTAACGAGCAAGATTGA
- a CDS encoding Hcp family type VI secretion system effector: MAVDMFLKLEGIKGESKDDKHKDEIHIESFSWGLTQQGGFNVGGGGGAGKVNVHDISISKYLDKSSALLMSHCATGKHIPSGLVTFRKAGDKPLEYLKIKLTDILVSSVQHSGSGHGDVLSENLSLNFAKFEVEYYEQKPDGSGTKAGAMNYDIKMNKGG; this comes from the coding sequence ATGGCTGTTGACATGTTTCTGAAGTTGGAAGGTATCAAGGGCGAATCGAAGGACGACAAGCACAAGGACGAAATCCACATCGAGTCGTTCAGCTGGGGCTTGACTCAACAGGGTGGTTTCAACGTCGGTGGTGGTGGTGGTGCCGGCAAAGTGAACGTGCACGACATCTCGATTTCGAAGTACCTCGACAAGTCCTCGGCCCTGCTGATGTCGCACTGTGCGACTGGCAAGCACATTCCTAGCGGTTTGGTGACCTTCCGCAAGGCTGGCGATAAGCCGCTCGAATACCTCAAGATCAAGCTGACCGACATTCTGGTTTCCAGCGTGCAGCACTCGGGTTCGGGCCACGGCGACGTGCTCAGCGAAAACCTGAGCTTGAACTTCGCCAAGTTCGAAGTTGAATACTACGAACAGAAGCCAGACGGCAGCGGCACGAAGGCCGGTGCGATGAACTACGACATCAAGATGAACAAGGGTGGCTAG
- a CDS encoding type VI secretion system accessory protein TagJ: MDAKQAFDAGKLREAIDAQVQKVKGAPGDTRARTFLFELLCFAGEWDRANKQLDALSVQEAGAAWGVSVYQNLLAAEKTRQKVFSEGVKPETFIEQPPFLSLHLDAISRLREGNGAAATALLEQSAALQTPVKGELNGQGVSGLRNADDLLAPILEVMVMRDYVWVPWQQVQSLTVMIPQRPRDLIWAAAKLTLTDGIQRSCYLPALYTGSSAADNDEAKLGRLTEWVGLEGGPARGLGQHLLMVGDGDIGLLEVRTFTAGS; this comes from the coding sequence ATGGATGCCAAACAAGCCTTTGATGCCGGAAAACTGCGGGAAGCCATCGACGCCCAGGTGCAAAAAGTGAAGGGTGCGCCTGGCGATACGCGGGCCAGAACCTTCCTCTTCGAACTTCTCTGTTTTGCCGGCGAATGGGACCGGGCGAACAAGCAACTCGATGCCCTGTCGGTACAAGAAGCGGGGGCCGCTTGGGGAGTTTCGGTCTATCAGAATCTGCTCGCCGCCGAGAAGACTCGCCAAAAGGTCTTTAGCGAAGGTGTCAAACCCGAGACCTTTATCGAACAACCCCCTTTTCTCAGTTTGCATCTCGACGCCATCAGCAGGTTGCGCGAAGGAAACGGTGCCGCTGCGACGGCACTGCTCGAACAATCGGCCGCCCTACAGACACCGGTCAAGGGAGAATTGAACGGCCAGGGGGTCAGCGGACTGCGCAATGCCGACGATCTGCTCGCGCCGATTCTGGAAGTGATGGTGATGCGGGACTATGTCTGGGTGCCGTGGCAGCAGGTGCAATCCCTCACGGTGATGATCCCGCAACGCCCCCGCGACCTGATTTGGGCGGCCGCGAAACTCACACTCACCGACGGCATTCAGCGCAGCTGCTATTTGCCAGCCCTCTATACCGGCTCCAGCGCCGCCGACAACGACGAGGCCAAACTGGGACGGCTGACGGAATGGGTAGGTCTCGAAGGTGGTCCGGCTCGCGGGCTTGGCCAGCACCTGCTAATGGTGGGTGATGGTGACATCGGCCTGCTCGAAGTCCGCACCTTCACTGCAGGCAGTTAA